The following coding sequences lie in one Hippoglossus hippoglossus isolate fHipHip1 chromosome 14, fHipHip1.pri, whole genome shotgun sequence genomic window:
- the LOC117774312 gene encoding uncharacterized protein LOC117774312 has protein sequence MGRKKREVSHMGRGLPDTPAMSRRYKPRRLLTNRLHEAFPEEAEEQEVIDHPVKPSNPVRTSTKHVQCKSVFYSSRPTYTGNMTPDPEAVKRGGSVVKEEEQNLAVTPEGVTSSSSGTDATFSFDEDDEEDCYSSASSSSSSLPSPEIFRRENYVETLTFPMKEETLDLHLDIKNSTLLDVSHAQNIHMHDLPNISTISDASTAHVQTNREIRGPEAATQIQTDSFKSETLKRKTPVKLRRPILFKKKVSFKTPVVREVKRISVARTTFPNTSESARRPSKGEQVKPHAEAPGVGEMNSEDDTPQLRVTLKRPVKRIPEKARFFDFVSDGDRDLFFQRARERCVKLRSIALFSSHGC, from the exons ATGGGGCGAAAGAAGCGTGAAGTTAGTCACATGGGCAGAGGATTACCAGACACACCAGCGATGAGCAGACGATACA AGCCCAGGAGACTTCTGACCAACAGGCTTCATGAGGCGTTTCCAGAGGAGGCTGAAGAGCAGGAGGTGATCGACCACCCGGTCAAACCATCCAATCCAGTGAGG ACTAGCACCAAGCATGTCCAGTgcaaatctgtgttttactcGAGCCGCCCTACATATACTGGAAACATGACCCCTGACCCAGAGGCTGTTAAACGTGGTGGAAGTGTAGTTAAAGAAGAGGAGCAAAACTTGGCAGTGACCCCCGAAGGCGTCACATCTTCCAGCTCGGGGACAGATGCAACGTTCAGCtttgatgaggatgatgaggaagactgttactcctctgcctcctcatcctccagcaGCCTTCCCTCACCAGAGATCTTCAGGAGAGAAAACtatg TGGAAACGTTGACTTTCCCCATGAAGGAGGAGACACTGGATCTCCATCTTGACATAAAGAACTCCACCTTGCTGGATGTGAGCCACGCCCAGAACATCCACATGCACGACCTCCCCAACATTTCTACCATCAGTG ATGCCTCCACAGCTCATGTGCAGACGAATCGTGAGATCCG AGGCCCTGAAGCTGCGacccaaatacaaacagactCATTTAAATCAG AAACATTGAAGCGGAAAACTCCAGTGAAA CTCAGAAGACCTATTCTGTTCAAGAAGAAGGTATCGTTCAAAACCCCCGTCGTGCGAGAAGTGAAACGCATCTCAGTGGCCAGAACAACCTTTCCAAATACCAGTGAGTCAGCTCGAAGGCCCAGCAAGGGCGAGCAGGTGAAGCCCCACGCAGAGGCGCCCGGAGTGGGTGAGATGAACTCTGAAGACGACACGCCACAGCTGAGGGTGACGCTGAAAAGGCCTGTGAAGAGGATCCCGGAGAAAGCCAGGTTCTTTGACTTTGTCAGTGACGGTGACAGGGATCTGTTCTTtcagagggcgagagagaggtGTGTCAAACTCAGGAGTATTGCTTTGTTCTCCTCTCACGGCTGCTAA